From the Triticum urartu cultivar G1812 chromosome 4, Tu2.1, whole genome shotgun sequence genome, the window agtttcggtgcttgatcggtcgagccgtggagacgtacgactacatcaaccaagttaacgcttccgttgtcgatctacaagggtacgtagatcacactcccccctctcgttgctatgcatcaccatgatcttgcgtgtgcataggaattttttttgaaattactacgaaacccaacagtggtatcagagcctaggttttatatgttgatgttatatacacgagtagaacacaagtgagttgtgggcgatataagtcatactacttaccagcatgtcatactttggttcggcggtattgttggacaaagcggccggaccgacattacgcgtacgcttacgcgagaccggttctcccgacgtgctttgcacaaaggtggctagcgggtgacagtttctccaactttagttgaaccgagtgtggctacgcccggtccttgtgaaggttaaaacaacactaacttgacaaactatcattgtggttttgatgcgtaggtaagattggttcttgcttaagcccgtagcatccacgtaaaacttgcaacaacaaagtagaggacatctaacttgtttttgcagggcatgttgtaatgtgatatggtcaagacatgatgctaaattttattgtatgagatgatcatgttttgtaaccgagttatcggcaactggcaggagccatatggttgtcgctttattgtatgcaatgcaatcgcgctgtaatgctttactttatcactaagcggtagcgatagtcgtggaagcataagattggcgagacgacaacgatgctacgatggagatcaaggtgtcgcgccggtgacgatggtgatcacgatggtgcttcaaagatggagatcacaagcacaagatgatgatggccatatcatatcacttatattgattgcatgtgatgtttatcttttatgcatcttatcttgctttgattgacggtagcattataagatgatctctcactaattatcaagaagtgttctccccaagtatgcaccgttgcaaaagttcttcgtgctgagacaccacgtgatgatcgggtgtgataggctctacgtttaaatacaacgggtgcaaaacagttgcacacgcggaatactcaggttatacttgacgagccaagcatatacagatatggcctcggaacacggagaccgaaaggtcgagcgtgaatcatatagtagatatgatcaacatagtgatgttcaccaatgaaactactccatctcacgtgatgatcggacatggtttagttgatttggatcacgtaatcacttagaggattagagggatgtctatctaagtgggagttcttaagtaatatgattaaattgaacttaaatttatcatgaacttagtcctggtagtattttgcaaattatgttgtagatcaatagctcgcgttgttgcttccctgtgtttattttgatatgttcctagagaaaattgtgttgaaagatgttagtagcaatgatgcagattggatccatgatctgaggtttatcctcattgctgcacagaagaattatgttcttgatgcaccgctaggtgacagacctattgcaggagcagatgcagacgttatgaacgtttggctagctcaatatgatgactacttgatagtttagtgcaccatgcttaatggcttagaatcgggacttcaaagatgttttgaacgtcatggaccatatgagatgttccaggagttgaagttaatatttcaagcaaatacccgagttgagagatatgaagtctccaacaagttctatagctaaaagatggaggagaatcgctcaactagtgagcatgtgctcagattgtctgggtactacaatctcttgaatcaagtgggagttaatcttccagataagatagtgattgacagaattctctagtcaccatcaccaagttagtagaacttcgtgatgaactataatatgcaagggataacggaaacgattcccaagctcttcgtgatgctgaaatcgacgaaggtagaaatcaagaaaaacatcaagtgttgatggttgacaagaccactagtttcaagaaaagggcaaagggaagaaggggaacttcaagaagaacagcaagcaagttgctgctcaagtgaagaagcccaagtctggtcctaagcctgagactaagtgtttctactgcaaagggactggtcactggaagcggaactaccccaagtgattggcagataagaaggatggcaaagtgaacataagtatatttgatatacatgttattgatgtgtactttactagtgtttatagcaacccctcagtatttgatactagttcagttgctaagattagtaactcgaaatgggagttgcagaataaacagagactagttaagggtgaagtgatgatgtgtgttggaagtggttccaaaattgatatgatcatcatcgcacactccatatactttcaggattagtgttgaacctgaataagtgttatttggtgtttgcgttaagcatgaatatgatttgatcatgtttattgtaatacggttattcatttaagtaagagaataaattgttgttctgtttacatgaataaaaccttatatggtcacacacccaatgaaaatagttcgttggatctcgatcgtagtaatacacataatcataatattgaaaccaaaagatgcaaagttaataatgatagtgcaacttatttgtggcactgctgtttaggtcatactggtgtaaagcgcatgaagaaactccatgctgatgggcttttggaatcacttgattatgaatcagttgatgcttgcgaaccatgcctcatgggcaagatgactaagactccgttcttcgaaacaatggagcgagcaacaaatttgttggaaatcatacatactgatgtatgtggtccgatgaatattgagactcgcgacaggtatcattattttctgatcttcacagatgatttgagcatatatgagtatatctacttgatgaaacataagtctgaaacatttgaaaagttcaaagaatttcagagtgaagtggaaaatcatcgtaacaagaaaataaagtttctacgatctgatcatggagaagagtatttgagttatgagtttggtcttcagttaaaacaatgtgaaatagtttcactactcacgccacctggaacaccacagcataatggtgtgtccgaacgtcataaccgtactttattagatatggtgcaacctatgatgtctcttaccgatctaccactatcgttttggggttatgcattaaagacagctgcattcacgtttaaaagggcaccatcaaaatccgttgagacgacgccttatgaactatggtttggcaagaaaccaaagttgtcgtttctgaaagtttggggctgcgatgcttatgtgaaaaagcttcaacctgataagctcgaacccaaattggagaaatgtgtcttcataggatatccaaaggagactattggatacaccttctatcacagatccgaaggcaagacttttgttgctaagttcggaaactttctggagaaggagtttctctcgaaagaagtgagtgggaggaaagtagaaaacttgataagataattgtaccatctcccttattggaaagtagttcatcacagaaatctgttcttgtgactactacaccaattagtgaggaagctaatgataatgatcatgtaacttcagatcaagttactaccgaatctcgtaggtaaaccagagtgagatccgcaccagagtggtacggtaatcctgttctggaagtcatgttactagaccatgacaaacttgcgaactatgaagaagcgatggtgagcccagattccgcaaaatggcttgaggccatgaaatctgagatgggatccatgtatgagcacaaagtatggactttggttgacttgcccgatgatcggcaagccatagaaaataaatggatcttcaagaggaagacggacgctgatagtagtgttactatctacaaagctagaattgtcgcaaaaggttttcgacaaagttcaaggtgttgactacgatgagattttctcactcgtatcgatgcttaaaagtctgtccaaatcatgttagcaattgccgcattttatgaaatctggcaaatggataacaaaactgcaatccttaatgaatttcttaaagaaagagttgtatatgatgcaaccagaaggttttgtcaatcctaaaggtgctaacaaaataagcaagctccagcgacccatctatggactggtgcaagcatctcggagttggaataaacgctttgatagtatgatcaaagcatatagatttatacagacttgcggtgaagcctgtatttacaagaaagtgagtgggagcactacaacatttctgataagtatatgtgaatgacatattgttgatcggaaataatgtagaattattctgcaaagcataaaggagtgtttgaaaggagtttttttaaagaaagacctcggtgaagctgcttacatattgagcatcaagatctatagagatagatcaagacgcttgataagtttttttcaatgagtacataccttgacaagattttgaagtagttcaaaatggaacagtcatagaaagggttcttacctgtgttacaaggtatgaaattgagtaagactcaaagcccgaccacggcagaagatagaaagagaatgaaagtcattcactatgcctcagccataggttctataaagtatgccatgctatgtaccagatctattgtataccctacactgtgttaagcaagggagtacgatagtgatctaagagtagatcactggacagcagtcaaaattatccttagtggaataaggaaatatttctcaattatggaggtgacaaaaaggttcgtcgtaaaaaggtACGTTGATGCAAGtattgacacagatctggatgactctaagtctcgatctagatacatattgaaagtgggagcaataagctagagtagctccgtgcagagtattattgacatagaaattcgcaaaatacttacggatctgaatgtgatagacccgttgactaaaattatctcacaagcaaaacatgatcacaccttagtactctttgggtgttaatcacatagcgatgtgaactagattactgactctagtaaaccctttgggtgttgatcacatatcgatgtgaactatgggtgttaatcacatggtgatgtgaactattgctgttaaatcacatggcgatgtgaactagattattgactctagtgcaagtgggagactgaaggaaatatgccctagaggcaataataaagttattatttatttccttatatcatgataaatgtttattattcatgctagaattgtattaaccggaaacataatacatgtgtgaatacatagacaaacagagtgtcactagtatgcctctacttgactagctcgttaatcaaagatggttatgtttcctaaccatggacaaagagttgttatttgattaacgggatcacatcattaggtgaatgatctgattgacatgacccattccattagcttagcacccgatcgtttagtatgttgctattgcttttcttcatgacttatacatgttcctatgactatgagattatgcaactcccgtttgccggaggaacactttgtgtgctaccaaacgtcacaacgtaactgggtgattataaaggagctctacaggtgtctccaaaggtacatgttgggttggcgtatttcgagattaggatttgtcactccgattgtcggagaggtatctctgggccctctcggtaatgcacatcacttaagccttgcaagcattgcaaccaatgagttagttgcgggatgatgtattacagaacgagtaaagagacttgccggtaacgagattgaactaggtataggataccgacgatcgaatctcgggcaagtaacataccgatgacaaagggaacaatgtatgttgttatgcggtctgaccgataaaagatcatcgtagaatatgtaggagccaatatgagcatccaggttccgctattggttattgaccggagacgtgtctcggtcatgtctacattgttctcgaacccgtagggtccgcatgcttaaggttttgatgatagttatattatgagtttatgagttttgatgtaccgaagttagttcggagtcccggatgtgatcacggacatgaagaggagtctcgaaatggtcgagacataaagattgatatattggacggctatattcggacaccggaagtgttccgggtgatttcgtggaaaaccggagagccgagggttaccggaacccccccgggagaagtaatgggccatatgggccttagtggagagagagaggggctgccagaggtgggccgcgcgcctcctccccctagtccgaattggactaggagaggggggcggcgcccccctttccctctccctccctacttctttccccctcctagtaggagtcctactcctactaggaggaggactcctcctggcgcgcctataggggccggccggcctcctccccttgctcctttatatacgggggcaggggggcacccctagacacaagttgatccacgtgatcatattcttagccgtgtgcggtgcccccttccaccatagtcctcgataatattgtagcagtgcttaggcgaagccctgcgacggtagtacatcaagattgtcaccacgccgtcgtgctgacggaactcttccccgacactttgctggatcggagtccggggatcgtcatcgagctgaacatgtgctagaactcggaggtgccgtagtttcggtgcttgatcggtcgagccgtggagacgtacgactacatcaaccaagttaacgcttccgttgtcgatctacaagggtacgtagatcacactcccccccctctcgttgctatgcatcaccatgatcttgcgtgtgcgtaggaatttttttgaaattactacgaaacccaacagtcatcgagctgaacgtgtgctgaacgcggaggtgccgtatgttcgatGCTAGATCGAAACGGACCGTGAAGTTGTACGActgcatcaaccgcgttgataaacacttccgcttagcgattTACAAGGATATGTAGATGCTCTCCCCTCTcatagctatgcatctccatggatagatcttgcgtgtgcgtaattttttttattttccatgCAACGTCCCCCAACAAAACGATCATATCGAATCGACCCAAACTTTTTATTATGAATTGAGATAATATCGTCTGTAATCAATTGCAACAACACAGAGTGTTAACATGTGATTTTGCTTCTTAAACCATGAGAGTATCATAGTCACTTCTTACCGGATGGTGGACTTTGGGATTGCTCAAACGTCTACATGTAACACGGTGATCATAACAACAACTTAAATGTTCATCGGAAAGTTTGACAAGTGACTAGATAGTTCGAGAGTGAGATTTGCTCCttcgacgatggagagatattcttagggccctctcggtgtgACGGCATCCATCATCGTATGGCCAGACACATGTGACTTTGTCATGGGTGTGTCCGGAATACAATAACAAGAAAGGAGAATAAAACCTGCAACTAAGAGATAACCCATTGTATATACATGTTTTAttgtcatctctaaattacatgTAAGTCTTAAGATAAGATTATTATATCAATCATTGTACATGCCTTTAATGGGGATGGTCCTGCTGAAACTTGAGGGGTTTAGAAAGGCACCTTTGTTAGGCTGGTCACAGTGGGGAGTAAtttatactagtgtcatgcatatgacactagtctaagttactacctttatagtgcaaagtaacatagtagtaGTGTCATAGAGGTCTTCATTTATTAGATTGTAGACTCGGAAaacgctatgttacagtaacatattgtGTTACCACTTCTTATTAACTACATGCCACATAAACAAAATTTTCTTGGAACGCGCTAtattactagctaagttactcccattATGACTAGCCTTATAAACACAAAAAACTTATTACTTCCTCTGTCTCTCTAGGAAGGTCCGCTCTAATCATCAACTGGACCAGTCATATCATGGAGAAGTAATCAATGATTTTTGATTTAAAACAAAATTTTAATGTACAGTTTTTACGGGTTATACAATTCACAATTTATTGAACAAATTGATGATTTGGAAATACAAATTGGTCCTATATTTTGAATCGAAGAAATACTACTATAAGTGCAGTGGAGAGTACTTTTCCTAGTATAAGATATCGCCGATACATCGGTCTAGCTTCTGTAGGGAGGCTTAGAAAATTGGAAAATTGTGAAGTGGCTACCAGTCACATTGTGTACGTTTGGTCAACTATAATGCTACCTCTACCTGCGGGCCTAACTATGATGTTCAATGATTTTCTTTTCAGTACACTCCATTGGATTCGTTTAACAAGTATGATGATTTGTCGGGACGTTTGATGTCAAGGACTTCAAAACTTCGTTTGATGCAGCTTTCTCTTTGTTCGACTAAAGCTAcattattttttaattttcttttgaAGATAGCGGTATGTAGTACTACGAGCACTACTTTGCAGCATTGCATAGATCACATCACGCCTGAAGACCGGTGAGTCGGCGAGGCCCAACGGCCGTTGCCAATCGAACAACAATCGGCCTGATAAGCTATGCCGCGACCGACTTCAGCCCACGGGCGCGTCAGACCCGTCCAGTACCCGGCCCACCACACGAGCGACCCAACCAGCCGGCGCCAAGCTCTCTCCGACCCAACCCCTCCGTGTCCATCGTCTTCCTCCCCGCCTCGCTACACAAACCCTAGCTAGCCCGTCGCTACCTCCACCTTGCCCGCCGTCCATGTCGAAGCGACCGAGGCTCGAGGGCTTCAGCATCCCGCGCCCCACCTCATACAGCTTCGAGCGCTCCCAACCCGCGCCGCGCCTCTACGTCCCCGCCGATGACGACCTCGACGACATCGCCTTCTCTGACGACGCAGCCGCACCCTCGGACGCCGCGGAGGGcggcaaggcggaggacgacgagATCGACCCCCTCGACGCATTCATGGCAGAGATCCAGGAGGAGATCCgcgcgccgcccccgccgcccaaGCCCGAGGCACTCCGCCCCGCGGATTCCGATGAGGACGACGACCCCATGGAGAGCTTCCTGCGGGCCAAGAAGGATGCCGGGCTCACGCTTGCCGCCGACGTCATGAACGCCGGGTATAACTCCGACGAGGAGGTATACGCTGCCGCGAAGGCCGTCGACGCAGGCATGATGGAGTACGACTCCGACGACAACCCCATAGTAGTTGACAAGAGGAAGATAGAGCCCATACCACCGCTGGACCATTCGACCATCGAGTATGAGCCCTTCACCAAGGACTTCTACGAGGAGAAGCCGTCAGTTTCAGGTGAAGCATATCTTACCGTTTGATTGAGCATATGTATCGTTAACTGTTATAATTGGCGTCCCGTGTAGATTACACTGTTCAGCTACTTCAGTTTGATCTCAACATATGAAGCCTGACCAGAGGTCTAGCTTCTTTGCTCTAtttggttaatcaagtgatgaaccAGAATAGTCTATATCAATTGGATGCTAATAACATCCAAATGTTCGGTTGCTTATAAACAAAAATGATGCCCTACAAGGTTCGGGGATCATTATTTTGAATTCCATGCTTATTGTTTGGGTGTTGGCTATTAGTATAGATGCCTCTCTGTTATTTTGAGATGGCAGGCACCGGGTCATCACTTCTCTACACAATCACCAGTCTCCAGTTACCCTCCCTGAGACAGCAGTCGGAGAGCCATAATATTGCTTCCTTTGTCCGCTCTGTATTCACTTTGATTGCTTGTCTTGAGAAATTGAAACATTTCTGTTGTGCATCTGATCTGTCGACCCCCTTCTGCTGACATTGCTAAATAATTAGTTTAATGAAGTCTCTTTATGTTACAAGCCATTGCAACTGAAATCTTGCAAGTACTTGTACATGTTTGTGTGAACTAGCGTGGTGTAAATTGATTATAACTTATGCTGGTTGTTCTTGCTCATTGTTAATGGTTTGGCAACTCCTACTTGAAGACATTTATTGAATTTCTCTATTTGTCTCTTGTAGGGATGAGCGTGGAAGAGGTGGCTGATTATATGAAAAGTTTGGCAATCCGGGTTTCAGGCTTTGATGTGCCAAGGCCAGTTAAAAGCTTTGAAGATTGTGGGTTTCCTGTTCCATTGATGAATGCCATTGCCAAGCAGGGTTATGAAAAGCCGACAACAATTCAGTGTCAGGCTTTACCTATTGTCCTTTCAGGTAGAGATATCATTGGTATTGCGAAAACTGGTTCAGGCAAGACTGCAGCATTTGTGCTCCCTATGATTGTTCACATTATGGATCAGCCTGAGCTTCAGAAGGAAGAAGGTCCAATAGGAGTCATATGTGCTCCAACAAGAGAATTGGCACATCAGATATATCTCGAAGCTAAGAAGTTTGCAAAGCCTTACAACCTTCAAGTTGCTGCTGTTTATGGTGGTGTTTCCAAATTTGAACAGTTTAAAGAACTGAAATCAGGCTGTGAAATAGTCGTTGCTACCCCAGGGAGACTGATAGACTTGCTTAAGATGAAGGCACTGAGGATGTTTAGGGCAACTTATCTGGTTCTTGATGAAGCTGATCGCATGTTTGATCTTGGGTTCGAGCCTCAGATACGATCCATTGTTGGTCAAATTAGACCAGACCGACAAACCTTGCTTTTTTCTGCAACAATGCCATACAAAGTGGAACGATTGGCTAGAGAAATTTTGACTGACCCTATTCGAGTCACAGTTGGTCAAGTTGGTAGTGCTAATGAAGACATTAAACAAGTTGTGAATGTACTCCCTTCTGATGCTGAGAAAATGCCATGGCTTCTTGAGAAAATGCCTGGTATGATTGATGATGGTGATGTGCTTGTATTTGCAACTAAGAAGGCTAGAGTTGATGAGGTTGAGAACCAGTTGAATCAGCATGGATTCAAAGTTGCAGCACTTCACGGTGACAAGGATCAAGCATCTCGAATGGAGACACTGCAGAAGTTCAAGTCTGGGATCTACCATGTTCTTGTTGCAACTGATGTTGCTGCACGTGGTCTGGACATAAAGTCAATTAAAACAGTTGTCAACTTTGATATTGCAAAAGAAATGGATATGCATATTCACCGCATTGGAAGAACTGGCCGGGCCGGTGATAAAGATGGCACCGCATATACTCTTATTACACAGAAAGAATCACGATTTGCAGGTGAATTGGTTCATAGTTTAATTGCTGCTGGTCAAGATGTGCCCAACGAACTTATGGACTTGGCAATGAAGGTGGGTTCCTGGTAACTTATTTGTGAATTTTGCGTGTTCTGTCAGCTGCTAAAATacgtactactccctccgttcctaaatataagcctttttagagattccaatatggactacatacggagcaaaatgagtgaatctacactctaaaatatgtctatatacatccgtatgtagatggtattgaaatctctaaaagggcttatatttagaaacggggGGAGTATTATTATAGCTTGCCTGGTCATTCTACCATGAGACAACCCCTTTTCTAAACTGACTGTTGTTTGAATTCCAGGATGGCAGGTTCAGAGCTAACCGTGACTCCAGAAAAGGTTTGTCCTGTTTATTTAGTTACACAGGAGGTGATAGAGATGCATCCTTTTGGAAACTGATTATGCTAACGAAATTATTATGCTTGATCAGGTGGGAAGAAAGGTGGCAAAGGAAAGggtggtggaggtggtggtggcggcggcggcggcgggggtggCGGTGCACGTGGGCGTGGCATACGTGGAGTTGATTTTGGCCTTGGCATTGGCTATGGTTCTGAATCAGGGCCACAAGTACCTGCTCCAAGATCTGCCACTGTAAACACGTTGAAGACAGGGATGATGCAAAATTTTAAGAGCAGCTTTGTTTCAGCGTCTTCGAGTGCGCCAAGCAACAGTGCACCTTTGAGGGGTGCACCTTTTGTAAAACCAGCACTTCGTGGTTTTGTTTCCGGTGGCACCATAGGAGGGGATTCAGGTGCAGCAAGGCCAGCACCACCGGCGCCATCAGTTGTTCCGGCATCCAGCCCCGCAGGAAACACTAACGAAAACGGGAACACAAACCCTGA encodes:
- the LOC125551895 gene encoding DEAD-box ATP-dependent RNA helicase 24, whose translation is MSKRPRLEGFSIPRPTSYSFERSQPAPRLYVPADDDLDDIAFSDDAAAPSDAAEGGKAEDDEIDPLDAFMAEIQEEIRAPPPPPKPEALRPADSDEDDDPMESFLRAKKDAGLTLAADVMNAGYNSDEEVYAAAKAVDAGMMEYDSDDNPIVVDKRKIEPIPPLDHSTIEYEPFTKDFYEEKPSVSGMSVEEVADYMKSLAIRVSGFDVPRPVKSFEDCGFPVPLMNAIAKQGYEKPTTIQCQALPIVLSGRDIIGIAKTGSGKTAAFVLPMIVHIMDQPELQKEEGPIGVICAPTRELAHQIYLEAKKFAKPYNLQVAAVYGGVSKFEQFKELKSGCEIVVATPGRLIDLLKMKALRMFRATYLVLDEADRMFDLGFEPQIRSIVGQIRPDRQTLLFSATMPYKVERLAREILTDPIRVTVGQVGSANEDIKQVVNVLPSDAEKMPWLLEKMPGMIDDGDVLVFATKKARVDEVENQLNQHGFKVAALHGDKDQASRMETLQKFKSGIYHVLVATDVAARGLDIKSIKTVVNFDIAKEMDMHIHRIGRTGRAGDKDGTAYTLITQKESRFAGELVHSLIAAGQDVPNELMDLAMKDGRFRANRDSRKGGKKGGKGKGGGGGGGGGGGGGGGARGRGIRGVDFGLGIGYGSESGPQVPAPRSATVNTLKTGMMQNFKSSFVSASSSAPSNSAPLRGAPFVKPALRGFVSGGTIGGDSGAARPAPPAPSVVPASSPAGNTNENGNTNPESSRDQRRERKRPSGWDR